The following are encoded together in the Gordonia insulae genome:
- a CDS encoding TetR/AcrR family transcriptional regulator yields the protein MTTSEGRRYAGADADERRERRRAELVGAGLEVFGSEGFAGISIKRLCEHAGLTQRYFYESFADRTALLAAVYDDCVAFARSATVSAAAEFVADRESDGVAATDAPAVARAALGAFVRTLADHPRRARVMLVEVVGVSPQLERLRLNAIHGWADLILTLALGERSPDRTQRLAAIGLVGAVTQLLVDWYTSTTGEFAADEPTPEVGRIESASATAASGPDLFELDAILDVCVELFVAAYESLLD from the coding sequence ATGACCACATCCGAGGGTCGCCGCTATGCCGGCGCGGACGCAGACGAGCGACGAGAGCGTCGCCGGGCTGAGCTCGTCGGAGCCGGCCTGGAGGTGTTCGGTTCCGAGGGATTCGCGGGCATATCGATCAAGCGACTCTGCGAGCACGCCGGATTGACGCAGCGCTACTTCTACGAGTCCTTCGCCGACCGGACCGCGCTGCTGGCCGCGGTCTACGACGACTGCGTCGCCTTCGCCCGATCCGCAACCGTGTCCGCCGCCGCCGAGTTCGTGGCCGACCGCGAATCCGACGGGGTCGCGGCCACGGACGCGCCGGCCGTTGCGCGCGCCGCCCTCGGCGCCTTCGTGCGCACCCTGGCCGACCACCCGCGTCGGGCGCGGGTCATGCTCGTCGAGGTCGTCGGCGTCAGTCCGCAACTGGAACGGTTGCGGCTCAACGCCATCCACGGTTGGGCCGATCTGATCCTGACGCTGGCGCTGGGGGAGCGGAGCCCCGACCGGACACAGCGCCTGGCGGCGATCGGTCTCGTCGGTGCGGTGACCCAGCTGTTGGTGGACTGGTACACGAGCACGACAGGGGAGTTCGCCGCCGACGAGCCGACGCCGGAGGTGGGCCGGATCGAGTCCGCGTCCGCAACGGCCGCGAGCGGTCCGGACCTCTTCGAACTCGATGCGATCCTCGATGTGTGCGTTGAGCTCTTCGTCGCCGCCTACGAGAGTCTGCTCGACTGA
- the sigM gene encoding RNA polymerase sigma factor SigM encodes MTRGSVDARSDEDLLRAHVRGDPVAFGTLIERHHTYLWSLACRTSANADDAADALQDALLNAHRMADRFRSDAKVTSWLHRIVVNACLDRIRRNRVRVTVPIPEYDVLPLADERDQMAAVDLSMSIGKALDTLPPDQRAAVVAVDLEGYSVSEAAERLGVPPGTIKSRCSRGRVRLAQVLGHLRDS; translated from the coding sequence ATGACTCGGGGGAGCGTCGACGCGCGCAGCGACGAAGACCTCCTCCGCGCGCACGTCCGGGGCGATCCGGTCGCCTTCGGGACTCTCATCGAGCGCCATCACACCTATCTCTGGTCGCTGGCGTGCCGGACCAGCGCCAACGCCGACGACGCGGCTGATGCACTGCAGGATGCGCTGCTCAATGCCCATCGGATGGCGGATCGGTTCCGATCGGATGCCAAGGTCACGAGCTGGCTGCACCGAATCGTTGTGAACGCCTGCCTCGACCGCATCCGCCGCAACCGCGTACGCGTGACCGTACCCATTCCGGAGTACGACGTGCTGCCGCTGGCCGACGAGCGCGATCAGATGGCCGCGGTGGATCTGTCGATGTCGATCGGGAAGGCGCTGGACACCCTGCCGCCGGACCAGCGCGCGGCAGTTGTCGCGGTGGATCTGGAAGGCTATTCGGTCAGTGAGGCGGCGGAACGTCTCGGGGTTCCGCCCGGCACCATCAAGAGCCGCTGCTCTCGAGGCCGGGTGCGGTTGGCCCAGGTTCTGGGCCACCTTCGCGACTCTTGA
- a CDS encoding anti-sigma factor family protein — protein MIPPGADDPENAASRYPQPPYPVDLLADLHAGVLPPDVADHIRAHLADDPQAQSVLDALDRTVAQLSGAPVASVPVPSAVVARTAQTLDSIRSEVSSTGDGTVAALPTPSDRARRNRWFAAGGIAAAAAVVAAVAISISVVRTPSTDPPVQAQPSASGTIGDLAPGERVALLSVLGRNDVAPFPSEAALRRCLAANGVAADTVILGTGPVTVRDRQAVVILLGTGVAGRFDALVVGPDCATGNPATISRSLIGG, from the coding sequence ATGATCCCGCCGGGAGCAGACGACCCCGAGAATGCCGCGTCGCGCTATCCGCAGCCGCCGTACCCGGTCGATCTGCTCGCCGACCTGCACGCCGGTGTGCTGCCTCCCGACGTCGCCGATCACATCCGGGCACACCTCGCCGACGATCCGCAGGCACAGTCCGTCCTCGACGCGCTGGATCGGACCGTCGCGCAACTGAGCGGCGCACCGGTCGCATCCGTCCCCGTCCCGTCGGCAGTCGTGGCCAGGACCGCCCAGACGCTCGACAGCATCCGTTCCGAGGTCTCGTCGACCGGTGACGGCACCGTTGCGGCACTGCCCACACCCTCGGATCGCGCACGACGAAACCGGTGGTTCGCGGCCGGCGGCATCGCCGCGGCCGCCGCCGTCGTGGCGGCTGTCGCCATCTCCATCAGTGTCGTCCGGACACCGTCGACGGATCCTCCCGTCCAGGCCCAGCCCTCGGCCTCCGGCACGATCGGCGACCTCGCTCCCGGCGAACGGGTGGCGCTGCTCTCCGTGCTGGGCCGGAACGACGTCGCGCCCTTCCCGTCCGAGGCCGCCCTGCGCCGATGTCTCGCCGCCAACGGTGTGGCAGCCGACACGGTGATCTTGGGCACCGGCCCGGTGACGGTCCGCGACCGCCAGGCAGTGGTGATCTTGCTGGGCACCGGTGTCGCCGGTCGATTCGACGCCCTGGTCGTCGGACCCGACTGCGCGACCGGCAACCCGGCCACCATTAGTCGGAGCCTGATCGGCGGCTGA
- the trxB gene encoding thioredoxin-disulfide reductase, producing the protein MTQHDSQQIHDLIIIGSGPAGYTAAIYAARAELAPIVFEGTQFGGALMTTTEVENFPGFQSGIQGPALMDEMREQAIRFGADLRMEDVDTVRLAGAVKEVEVGGEVYRSRAVILAMGAAARYLGIENEQTLLGRGVSACATCDGFFFKDQDIAVIGGGDSAMEEATFLTKFARSVTLVHRREEFRASKIMLERARANDKIRFVTNSAVTSVLGDTSVTGLQLSDTITGESSTIDVTGMFVAIGHDPRSELIRGQVDLDPEGYVQVDGRTTYTSLPGVFACGDLVDHTYRQAITAAGSGCSAAIDAERWLAEQADVLPDRSVDGEYVVVDAPAPA; encoded by the coding sequence ATGACCCAGCACGACAGCCAGCAGATCCACGACCTGATCATCATCGGATCCGGACCCGCCGGCTATACCGCGGCGATCTATGCAGCGCGCGCAGAGCTCGCGCCGATCGTTTTCGAGGGCACCCAATTCGGTGGCGCGCTGATGACCACCACCGAGGTGGAGAACTTTCCCGGATTCCAGAGCGGCATCCAGGGTCCGGCCCTGATGGACGAGATGCGTGAGCAGGCGATCCGCTTCGGCGCCGACCTGCGGATGGAGGACGTGGACACCGTCCGCCTCGCCGGCGCCGTCAAGGAGGTCGAGGTCGGTGGTGAGGTCTACCGCTCCCGCGCGGTGATCCTGGCCATGGGCGCGGCAGCGCGCTACCTCGGCATCGAGAACGAGCAGACCCTCCTGGGTCGCGGGGTCTCCGCGTGTGCGACCTGCGACGGGTTCTTCTTCAAGGACCAGGACATCGCCGTCATCGGCGGCGGTGACTCGGCCATGGAGGAGGCGACGTTCCTGACCAAGTTCGCGCGCAGCGTGACCCTGGTGCACCGTCGCGAGGAGTTCCGTGCTTCCAAGATCATGCTGGAACGCGCCCGGGCCAACGACAAGATCCGGTTCGTCACCAATTCCGCCGTGACCTCGGTCCTCGGCGACACGTCGGTGACCGGCCTGCAGCTGTCCGACACCATCACCGGTGAGAGCAGCACCATCGACGTCACGGGCATGTTCGTCGCGATCGGTCACGATCCGCGCAGCGAACTCATCCGCGGCCAGGTGGACCTCGACCCCGAGGGTTACGTGCAGGTCGACGGCCGGACCACCTACACGTCGCTGCCGGGTGTCTTCGCCTGCGGCGACCTCGTCGACCACACCTATCGCCAGGCCATCACCGCGGCCGGCAGTGGGTGTTCCGCAGCGATCGACGCGGAGCGTTGGCTGGCAGAGCAGGCCGACGTCCTGCCCGACCGCAGTGTGGACGGCGAATACGTCGTCGTCGATGCTCCGGCACCGGCCTGA
- the trxA gene encoding thioredoxin, whose translation MGANTVAVTDATFKDQVLGADKPVLVDFWATWCGPCRMVAPVLEEIARDHGDKLTVAKLDVDENPAVARDFQIMSIPTMILFENGKPTKTIVGAKGKAALLRELDGVVGSPA comes from the coding sequence ATGGGAGCTAACACTGTCGCCGTCACCGACGCGACGTTCAAGGATCAGGTACTCGGCGCGGACAAGCCGGTGCTGGTCGATTTCTGGGCAACCTGGTGCGGACCGTGCCGTATGGTCGCACCGGTGCTCGAGGAGATCGCCCGCGACCACGGCGACAAGCTGACGGTCGCCAAGCTCGACGTCGACGAGAACCCGGCGGTCGCGCGTGACTTCCAGATCATGTCGATCCCGACCATGATCCTGTTCGAGAACGGCAAACCGACCAAGACGATCGTCGGTGCCAAGGGCAAGGCCGCGCTCCTGCGTGAGCTCGACGGAGTGGTCGGGTCGCCCGCATAG